In one Candidatus Polarisedimenticolaceae bacterium genomic region, the following are encoded:
- a CDS encoding HEAT repeat domain-containing protein: MNAFLPLAFMMSLTSAPNDSTACDELMATLSILRWGSFTERWQLVSDGVPHIQDLLDEDEDLDGCSVQALRTLGQILRNESDDRIVARLMDAIELDCDALDGFAVAALSHPSPNVRRRAAAIVTEDTCERPVVPRLLRMWESEPRSWVLSEVALALASEQDTTNIGQFEELAHDDPGVLGDAALEAVGDLAMPRSVQVIERVADSDGPRAALALSYLGRWIDRPDALKALRRLTLSDNPTVAHAAVAWLAPRAPDPPPKDDEGGSQASVKEPVVTGRTSARLLPVLLQFSAENRELSFGSFALRASDRSRSVRCWEVPGYENPDAIRPRLVDGRSVTAHDVFEWKGEIWYLVMSGTFACWVPESVLVQEGTADATSRPPVEFDIPMTELASPGWRLAERSGFAVTFDESDQVVGVRLSAATGDRDQISWVVDLIEGTEGQLQLGLLIWLRENVAWWSGDEEIMARVAALTHSDD; encoded by the coding sequence ATGAACGCTTTCCTACCGCTCGCATTCATGATGTCGCTCACATCGGCCCCGAACGATTCGACGGCTTGCGATGAGCTGATGGCGACGTTGTCGATACTTCGCTGGGGATCGTTCACCGAGCGGTGGCAGCTCGTGAGCGACGGCGTTCCCCACATCCAGGATCTTCTGGATGAGGACGAAGACCTCGACGGCTGCAGCGTGCAGGCGCTGCGCACCCTCGGACAAATCCTTCGCAACGAGTCGGACGATCGCATCGTCGCCCGCCTGATGGACGCGATCGAGCTCGACTGCGACGCGCTCGACGGATTCGCCGTCGCAGCGCTATCGCACCCGTCGCCGAACGTCCGCCGCCGCGCCGCCGCCATCGTCACCGAGGACACGTGCGAACGCCCGGTCGTGCCACGGCTCCTACGGATGTGGGAGAGCGAACCGCGGTCCTGGGTATTGTCCGAGGTCGCTCTTGCGCTCGCGAGCGAACAGGACACGACAAACATCGGCCAATTCGAGGAGCTTGCGCACGACGATCCGGGCGTGCTCGGAGACGCGGCGCTCGAAGCGGTCGGCGATCTGGCGATGCCGCGGAGCGTGCAGGTGATCGAGCGGGTCGCCGACAGCGACGGGCCGCGTGCCGCTCTCGCGCTGTCGTATCTCGGAAGGTGGATTGATCGTCCAGATGCGCTCAAGGCACTCCGCCGCCTGACGCTCTCCGACAATCCCACAGTCGCCCACGCGGCGGTCGCGTGGCTTGCACCTCGGGCGCCCGATCCGCCCCCCAAGGACGACGAGGGAGGATCGCAGGCGAGTGTCAAGGAGCCCGTCGTGACTGGTAGAACGTCGGCGCGCCTCCTGCCGGTGCTTCTTCAGTTTTCCGCCGAAAACCGCGAGCTGTCTTTCGGATCGTTTGCGCTCCGGGCGAGCGATCGCTCGCGTTCGGTGCGTTGCTGGGAGGTGCCGGGATACGAAAACCCGGATGCGATTCGCCCGAGGCTCGTCGACGGCAGGTCGGTCACCGCGCACGACGTCTTCGAATGGAAAGGCGAAATCTGGTACCTCGTGATGTCCGGCACGTTCGCGTGCTGGGTCCCGGAAAGCGTGCTGGTGCAGGAGGGCACGGCAGACGCGACGTCCCGTCCTCCCGTGGAGTTCGACATACCGATGACCGAGCTTGCGTCCCCGGGTTGGCGCCTAGCCGAGCGATCCGGGTTTGCCGTGACGTTCGACGAAAGCGATCAGGTCGTCGGCGTGCGCTTGTCCGCCGCCACGGGCGATCGCGATCAGATTTCCTGGGTGGTCGATCTCATCGAAGGCACCGAGGGACAGCTCCAGCTCGGTCTCTTGATCTGGCTCCGCGAGAACGTCGCGTGGTGGAGCGGCGACGAGGAGATCATGGCGCGCGTTGCCGCGCTCACTCACTCCGACGACTAA
- a CDS encoding ABC transporter substrate binding protein, translating to MKLARAAALALALLLEPAGRALSSSPGALVVVSPGPEAYRTAGDAARRSIDEGGVPAEVVVLEDAAAEKRVAERLAASGNVALAVGARAARFVRAQAPDARLVYAMLLDPEALGLPGPGDAPKKNMTGVTMDVDPAAQLEVLKTLAPEVKRIGVLYDPAISGAAVRKAQAIARSKGFEVVAQAVRGEGEVLSAATLLVSSVDALWGIADSTVLTAANARALILLALRSHKPLLALSESFVRTGALAALAADPAEVGRAAGTMAASLAKNEQQQAPSPIGPPRLDLFLNKATAEHIGVAVPPQLAAKASAVYPTP from the coding sequence ATGAAGCTCGCACGCGCCGCCGCGCTCGCTCTCGCGCTCCTCCTGGAGCCGGCGGGCCGTGCTCTGTCGTCTTCGCCCGGGGCGCTCGTCGTCGTGTCGCCTGGGCCCGAGGCGTATCGCACGGCGGGCGACGCGGCACGGCGCTCGATCGACGAAGGCGGCGTTCCCGCGGAGGTCGTCGTGCTCGAGGACGCCGCGGCGGAGAAGCGGGTGGCCGAGCGTCTCGCGGCGTCGGGCAACGTCGCGCTCGCGGTCGGTGCGAGAGCCGCGCGATTCGTCCGTGCGCAGGCGCCGGACGCACGCCTCGTCTACGCGATGCTCCTCGACCCGGAGGCGCTCGGCCTTCCCGGCCCCGGCGACGCGCCCAAGAAGAACATGACCGGCGTCACGATGGACGTCGATCCCGCGGCGCAGCTCGAGGTGCTCAAGACGCTCGCGCCCGAGGTGAAGAGAATCGGTGTCCTCTACGATCCCGCGATCTCGGGAGCCGCCGTTCGCAAGGCGCAGGCGATCGCGCGCTCGAAGGGGTTCGAGGTCGTCGCGCAGGCGGTCCGCGGCGAGGGCGAGGTCCTCTCGGCCGCCACCCTGCTCGTTTCCTCGGTCGATGCGCTCTGGGGGATCGCCGACTCGACCGTTCTGACCGCCGCGAACGCGCGGGCCCTCATCCTCCTCGCCCTGCGAAGCCACAAGCCCCTCCTCGCGCTGTCCGAGAGTTTCGTCAGAACCGGCGCGCTTGCGGCGCTCGCCGCCGATCCGGCCGAGGTCGGGCGCGCGGCGGGGACGATGGCGGCGAGCCTCGCGAAGAACGAGCAGCAGCAGGCACCGTCGCCGATCGGGCCTCCGCGCCTCGATCTGTTCCTCAACAAGGCGACCGCCGAGCACATCGGCGTCGCCGTTCCGCCGCAGCTCGCCGCCAAGGCGAGCGCGGTCTACCCCACACCATGA
- a CDS encoding sialidase family protein, with amino-acid sequence MGVPRTALLAALLVGAAACSKGTPSATAVRPLDPPAAPGAIAPRLTSFDGRVVLSWVEPQGDGGTLRYAVRDASGWSAARTAEQDPHLAANGADVPGVVPLAGGGLAAHWCVKRDGSTHATDLLTAVSRDGGGTWSAPTRPHRDDTATEHGLASLIPLAQAGRFGMAWLDGRAGELASYGEGGTALYWAQWDGQAFGPETVLDPRVCDCCKTAGAATASGPVVAYRDRDADERRDTSVVRQREGRWQPPDTVHADGWRLTACPTNGPAVAAQGDRTVVAWFTGAGAGPSVWAVRSTDGAGTFSPPVRLDAGTPGGRVDAALLPDGSPVVAWLEKKGDRGEVTVRRIGADGTLAAPVVVGTTSAARSSGYPRIAATGAREVLAAWTETGSPAKLRAALVTLP; translated from the coding sequence ATGGGCGTCCCCCGCACCGCACTCCTGGCCGCGCTGCTCGTCGGCGCGGCGGCCTGCTCCAAGGGCACGCCGTCCGCGACCGCCGTTCGTCCCCTCGATCCTCCGGCCGCCCCCGGCGCGATCGCGCCGCGTCTCACCTCGTTCGACGGACGCGTCGTCCTGAGCTGGGTCGAGCCGCAGGGAGACGGCGGCACGCTTCGCTATGCCGTGCGTGACGCGAGCGGCTGGAGCGCCGCGCGGACTGCGGAGCAGGACCCCCACCTCGCCGCGAATGGCGCCGACGTCCCCGGTGTCGTCCCTCTGGCCGGCGGCGGCCTCGCCGCGCACTGGTGCGTCAAGCGCGACGGCTCGACCCACGCCACGGACCTTCTCACCGCCGTCTCGCGCGACGGAGGCGGCACCTGGAGCGCTCCCACGCGCCCTCACCGCGACGACACCGCGACCGAGCACGGGCTGGCCAGCCTGATCCCGCTGGCCCAGGCCGGACGGTTCGGCATGGCCTGGCTCGACGGTCGCGCCGGCGAGCTGGCCAGCTACGGCGAGGGGGGCACCGCCCTCTACTGGGCGCAGTGGGACGGCCAGGCGTTCGGCCCCGAGACGGTCCTCGACCCCCGCGTCTGCGACTGCTGCAAGACCGCCGGCGCCGCCACCGCCTCCGGCCCCGTCGTCGCCTACCGCGACCGCGACGCCGACGAGCGCCGCGACACGTCGGTGGTGCGCCAGCGAGAGGGCCGCTGGCAGCCCCCGGATACCGTGCACGCCGACGGCTGGCGCCTGACGGCATGCCCGACGAACGGCCCCGCCGTGGCGGCGCAGGGCGATCGTACCGTGGTCGCGTGGTTCACCGGCGCGGGCGCCGGCCCATCCGTGTGGGCGGTGCGATCGACCGACGGCGCCGGGACGTTCTCGCCGCCCGTTCGTCTCGACGCCGGCACTCCCGGCGGCCGCGTCGACGCCGCCCTGCTTCCCGACGGCTCCCCCGTCGTCGCGTGGCTCGAGAAGAAGGGCGACCGCGGCGAGGTCACCGTCCGCCGCATCGGCGCCGACGGCACGCTCGCGGCGCCCGTCGTCGTCGGCACCACCTCCGCGGCGCGCTCCTCCGGCTACCCGCGCATCGCCGCCACCGGCGCGCGCGAGGTGCTCGCCGCCTGGACCGAGACCGGCTCCCCCGCCAAGCTCCGCGCCGCGCTCGTCACCCTGCCGTAA
- a CDS encoding TonB-dependent receptor has protein sequence MSFKRLLAVLALGALHPAQAADPVADRETAALGWQGPELIAIPWSEAPGATTVITAEEIERSGVSNIFDLLRRVPGVDIRYTPMGGHISIRSSGSSPFSEEVLMLIDGSPYNSPDKGGFPGHPNYTGFFPLSRIERIEVVRGPVSVVYGANAFGGVINIVSKKPAEVVGDNGSSLSARLAAGNERTVRGNVGVDIADKSASGAVEVGAFSGNTPIELNGDADHRQSYLYGAGRVGNFSGSLLHQQSDYGSFSFSGFPTIPAHNDVDIIDTHYDARTDRTTFHSSLTLNRYRGTTCANCHNNQSGPPDNAVTPYVGDERETDSRVRVALRTDTTLTDHQDLTAGFEAERDEVSRDIVKQDDVPSVRSGGGLYAQHQWHAADGVFHLLTGLRADMAEGFAPAYSPRIAAVIEPDSDWSIHVSWSRAYRLPSWNERYIEQRFLPYDIAPNLIVVIYGNPDLQRERIDSAQGGFAWRFAKWAVLRADLYNNDVDNFIYRGPTFFVPGTPNEIQQPYLNRTDPFRVAGGEATLLTTPVKSLHVNLAYAYRATSLPYGDAANAYAPRSRAYFLADWAPGKHWTVNVAAQYSSGYTVSSPAIFGLRPQGSYTLYDAAIHYRIPVSRGEIALELDGHNLSDAHPYETLVAPDINTALRGRFVTFGVRLTF, from the coding sequence GTGTCCTTCAAGAGACTTCTCGCCGTCCTGGCGTTGGGGGCGCTTCATCCGGCGCAGGCGGCCGACCCCGTCGCCGATCGCGAGACCGCGGCCCTCGGCTGGCAAGGGCCCGAGCTGATCGCGATCCCGTGGAGCGAGGCGCCCGGCGCCACGACCGTCATCACGGCAGAAGAGATCGAGCGCTCCGGCGTCTCGAACATCTTCGATCTCCTGCGCCGCGTGCCCGGCGTCGACATCCGCTACACGCCGATGGGCGGGCACATCTCGATCCGCTCGAGCGGGTCGTCTCCCTTCTCCGAAGAAGTGCTCATGCTCATCGACGGCTCGCCCTACAACAGCCCCGACAAGGGCGGCTTCCCCGGGCACCCGAACTACACCGGCTTCTTCCCACTGTCGCGGATCGAGCGGATCGAAGTCGTGCGCGGGCCGGTGTCGGTCGTCTACGGCGCGAACGCGTTCGGGGGCGTCATCAACATCGTGAGCAAGAAGCCGGCCGAGGTTGTCGGCGACAACGGCTCGAGCCTGAGCGCGCGTCTCGCCGCCGGCAATGAGCGCACGGTGCGAGGCAACGTCGGCGTCGACATCGCCGACAAGAGCGCCTCGGGAGCCGTCGAGGTCGGCGCCTTCTCCGGAAACACGCCGATCGAGCTGAACGGCGACGCCGATCACCGCCAGAGCTATCTCTACGGTGCCGGCCGCGTCGGGAACTTCTCGGGCTCGCTCCTCCACCAGCAGAGCGATTACGGCTCGTTCTCGTTCTCGGGGTTCCCGACGATCCCCGCGCACAACGACGTCGATATCATCGACACGCACTACGATGCGAGGACGGACCGCACCACGTTCCATTCGTCCCTCACGCTCAACCGCTACCGCGGGACGACCTGCGCCAACTGCCACAACAACCAGAGCGGGCCGCCGGACAACGCGGTGACCCCGTACGTCGGCGACGAGCGCGAGACCGACTCGCGCGTGCGCGTCGCGCTTCGCACCGACACGACCCTCACCGACCACCAGGACCTGACCGCCGGCTTCGAGGCCGAGCGGGACGAGGTGTCGCGCGACATCGTCAAGCAGGACGACGTGCCGAGCGTGCGGTCGGGTGGCGGCCTCTATGCGCAGCACCAGTGGCACGCGGCGGACGGCGTCTTCCACTTGCTGACCGGCCTCCGGGCCGACATGGCCGAAGGGTTCGCTCCCGCGTATTCCCCTCGCATCGCGGCGGTCATCGAGCCCGACTCCGACTGGAGCATCCACGTTTCGTGGAGCCGCGCTTACCGGCTTCCGTCGTGGAACGAGCGCTACATCGAGCAGCGCTTCCTTCCTTACGACATCGCGCCGAATCTCATCGTCGTCATCTACGGCAACCCCGATCTCCAGCGCGAGCGGATCGACTCGGCGCAGGGCGGGTTCGCGTGGCGCTTCGCCAAGTGGGCGGTTCTGAGGGCCGACCTCTACAACAACGACGTCGACAACTTCATCTATCGCGGCCCCACGTTCTTCGTGCCGGGAACGCCGAACGAGATCCAGCAGCCTTACTTGAATCGCACTGATCCGTTCCGCGTCGCGGGAGGCGAGGCGACCCTGCTCACGACCCCGGTCAAGTCGCTCCACGTCAACCTCGCCTACGCGTACCGTGCGACGTCGCTCCCCTACGGCGACGCCGCGAACGCCTATGCGCCCCGCAGCCGGGCGTACTTCCTCGCCGACTGGGCTCCCGGCAAGCACTGGACCGTCAACGTCGCGGCACAGTACTCGAGCGGGTACACGGTATCGTCGCCCGCGATCTTCGGGCTCCGGCCGCAAGGCTCGTACACGCTCTACGACGCCGCGATCCACTACCGGATTCCCGTCTCACGCGGCGAGATCGCGCTCGAGCTCGACGGTCACAACCTCTCCGACGCGCACCCCTACGAGACGCTCGTCGCGCCCGACATCAACACGGCGCTCCGCGGCCGCTTCGTCACGTTCGGCGTCAGGCTCACCTTCTGA
- a CDS encoding SCP2 sterol-binding domain-containing protein, whose amino-acid sequence MAVTFGTEAWAEALAAEINRSSEYRNAAVKWGDGFNGNVLLVFDADTKLPETRSLLVKLAKGACGGASFIEGGSHPDAGFGLRAPFSLWKDVLERKTMAATAILSGRMKVEGDKMTLLKHTSAHRALVACASAIDTEYPA is encoded by the coding sequence ATGGCCGTGACCTTCGGAACGGAGGCGTGGGCCGAGGCCCTTGCCGCCGAGATCAACCGCTCGAGCGAGTACCGGAACGCGGCCGTGAAATGGGGCGACGGGTTCAACGGCAACGTGCTCCTCGTCTTCGACGCCGACACGAAGCTCCCCGAGACGCGGTCGCTGCTCGTGAAGCTCGCCAAGGGCGCGTGCGGCGGTGCGTCGTTCATCGAGGGCGGCAGCCACCCCGACGCGGGCTTCGGACTGCGCGCGCCGTTCTCCCTGTGGAAGGACGTGCTCGAGCGCAAGACGATGGCGGCGACCGCGATCCTCTCTGGCAGGATGAAGGTGGAGGGGGACAAGATGACCCTCCTCAAGCACACGTCCGCGCATCGTGCCCTCGTCGCGTGCGCCTCCGCGATCGACACGGAGTACCCGGCCTGA
- a CDS encoding GNAT family N-acetyltransferase: MRLRDRHGVPGLIVREAAAADAASIAELSGQLGYPATAAEIASRMECMTADGRAAIFVAAEGDTVVGWISVRADLTLEGGSLAEIAGLVVDEGRRSGGIGRALALAAEGWAKTHGLPRIRVRSNVVRERAHVFYRRLGYGPTKHQAVFDKKLTGLP; the protein is encoded by the coding sequence GTGCGCCTCCGCGATCGACACGGAGTACCCGGCCTGATCGTCCGGGAAGCGGCCGCGGCGGATGCGGCATCGATCGCCGAGCTGTCGGGCCAGCTCGGGTACCCGGCGACCGCTGCGGAGATCGCTTCGCGCATGGAGTGCATGACCGCGGACGGCCGCGCCGCGATCTTCGTCGCGGCGGAAGGCGATACCGTCGTCGGCTGGATCTCCGTGCGCGCGGACCTGACGCTCGAAGGCGGCTCGCTCGCCGAGATCGCGGGTCTCGTCGTCGACGAGGGGCGGCGGAGCGGAGGCATCGGACGCGCGCTCGCCCTCGCCGCCGAGGGCTGGGCGAAGACCCACGGCCTGCCGAGGATCCGGGTGCGGAGCAACGTCGTCCGCGAGCGCGCCCACGTCTTCTACCGGCGCCTCGGGTACGGCCCCACGAAACATCAGGCCGTTTTCGACAAAAAGCTGACCGGATTGCCCTGA
- a CDS encoding Sapep family Mn(2+)-dependent dipeptidase produces MIDRLRTFAALVLVALASCAGPSRPKDPAAFYDADLKPRLVPLLEEAIRFPTVKGNIAARDAQQAWLIKTGTAMGFTTRNAGKVVEVELAGPTGAPVLGLVAHGDVQPVDEKAWSIPPFAGADKDGYVLGRGAADDKGPIVQALLAMKALDAAGPARSHTIRLLVGSDEESDNLDMKEYLAGHAPPDYSLVLDYDFPVVVGEKAWTGLYLDAKPGARSNAELPFRIKSLSAGLSASIVPDRAELVLQWIRGVPQWGSLVARLQERPLPEGTRLEFIDDPGGTLTVIAHGKSAHGGTNPEGGRNALVALARVTENLLPASGENDLLAFARMAGRDIYGTGLGLTESDPLWGRHIVNVGTIKPRDDGSLRLEVSIRRPPPRTGQQIKAYLTDVVRRFNARTGAKLAMDGYWDDEPLSFDPECKLVKRLLAVYARATGTPAPPFVGGGGSYAKRLPSSIAFGMWFPGKPYPGHDVDEKISIDDLHRGTHVLIAALADIACGPKIDAPFAR; encoded by the coding sequence ATGATCGACCGCCTGCGCACTTTCGCCGCGCTGGTGCTCGTAGCGCTCGCGAGCTGCGCCGGACCTTCGAGGCCGAAGGACCCGGCGGCGTTCTACGACGCCGATCTGAAGCCGCGTCTCGTGCCGCTTCTCGAGGAAGCGATCCGCTTCCCGACCGTCAAGGGCAACATCGCCGCCCGCGACGCGCAGCAGGCGTGGTTGATCAAGACCGGGACGGCGATGGGATTCACGACACGGAATGCGGGCAAGGTCGTCGAGGTCGAGCTGGCGGGACCCACCGGAGCGCCGGTGCTGGGTCTCGTCGCCCACGGCGACGTGCAGCCGGTGGACGAGAAGGCCTGGTCGATCCCGCCGTTCGCCGGAGCCGACAAGGACGGCTACGTGCTCGGGCGCGGCGCCGCCGACGACAAGGGCCCGATCGTGCAGGCCCTCCTCGCGATGAAGGCGCTCGATGCGGCGGGGCCGGCGCGCTCGCACACGATCCGCCTCCTCGTCGGCAGCGACGAGGAGAGCGACAACCTCGACATGAAGGAGTATCTCGCCGGCCATGCGCCGCCGGACTACTCGCTCGTCCTCGACTACGACTTCCCCGTCGTCGTCGGCGAGAAGGCGTGGACCGGCCTCTACCTCGACGCGAAACCGGGAGCGCGATCGAACGCCGAGCTTCCGTTCCGCATCAAGAGCTTGAGCGCCGGCCTCTCGGCGAGCATCGTCCCCGACCGCGCCGAGCTGGTTCTCCAGTGGATTCGCGGCGTGCCCCAGTGGGGCTCGCTCGTCGCACGCCTTCAGGAGCGTCCTCTTCCCGAAGGTACGCGCCTCGAATTCATCGACGATCCCGGCGGGACGCTCACCGTCATCGCGCATGGAAAGTCGGCCCACGGCGGCACGAATCCGGAAGGCGGCCGGAACGCCCTCGTCGCCCTGGCGCGCGTCACCGAGAACCTGCTGCCCGCTTCCGGTGAAAACGACCTGCTCGCCTTCGCGCGCATGGCCGGGCGGGACATCTACGGCACGGGGCTCGGCCTCACCGAGAGCGACCCGCTGTGGGGCCGGCACATCGTCAACGTCGGCACGATCAAGCCGCGTGACGACGGCTCGCTGCGCCTCGAGGTCTCGATCCGCCGCCCGCCGCCGCGCACCGGCCAGCAGATCAAGGCCTACCTGACCGACGTCGTCCGTCGCTTCAACGCTCGCACCGGTGCGAAGCTCGCGATGGACGGCTACTGGGACGACGAGCCGCTCTCGTTCGATCCCGAGTGCAAGCTGGTGAAGCGCCTCCTGGCGGTGTATGCGAGGGCGACCGGCACGCCCGCGCCCCCGTTCGTCGGCGGAGGCGGCTCATACGCGAAGCGGCTTCCGAGCAGCATCGCCTTCGGGATGTGGTTCCCCGGCAAGCCCTACCCCGGCCACGACGTCGACGAGAAGATCTCGATCGACGACCTCCACCGCGGCACGCATGTCCTGATCGCCGCGCTCGCCGACATCGCGTGCGGGCCGAAGATCGATGCCCCTTTCGCTCGATAG
- a CDS encoding prepilin-type N-terminal cleavage/methylation domain-containing protein, giving the protein MTTAAERTAERAPVKRSREAGYTLLELMITCCVIGIIANIAIPELYESLYRAKASRIIEDFNTVRLAVHQQYADHSYYPLEVSAGVEPPELTPYLQNRILWTHEDYQYDWELWMDGSGNPTQPSTGVLVGFSISTQDAHLADWLKKLYKGRIIDTIPDHTTFVIEPYGT; this is encoded by the coding sequence ATGACGACCGCCGCGGAACGGACCGCCGAGCGCGCCCCGGTAAAGCGGTCGCGCGAAGCGGGCTACACGCTGCTCGAGCTGATGATCACTTGCTGCGTCATCGGGATCATCGCGAACATCGCGATCCCCGAGCTGTACGAATCGCTCTACCGCGCGAAGGCGAGCCGCATCATCGAGGACTTCAACACCGTGCGCCTCGCCGTGCACCAGCAGTACGCCGATCATAGCTACTACCCGCTCGAGGTCAGCGCCGGCGTCGAGCCGCCCGAGCTGACCCCGTACCTCCAGAACCGCATCCTCTGGACACACGAGGACTACCAGTACGACTGGGAGCTCTGGATGGACGGCAGCGGGAACCCGACGCAGCCCTCGACCGGCGTCCTCGTCGGCTTCAGCATCTCGACGCAGGACGCGCACCTCGCGGACTGGCTCAAGAAGCTCTACAAGGGCCGGATCATCGACACGATTCCGGACCACACGACCTTCGTCATCGAGCCTTACGGCACCTAG
- a CDS encoding ATP-binding protein has product MSHRTPFARSLAVRLVSPLAVALALLCAVGVVVLGNTVRSEGKRDLSERAEIIAGTLAYNAELPLLARDVGGLKALLDGAARTRDVSSAAVLDASGRVVASVVADKHAAGERAMLVVEKPVETASSGTGRDEGAFALDTPGNETKHAIGSVRLVMSTESTDERTRGLQAQIAAGAAILLALTIGLGVFIARIVSGPLGRLVAATARVARGEASVRVPVSSRDEVGELAEAFNVMAQDLEKTRADLDAERRALEDRVAARTAELSRAQETLIHSEKLTAVGQLVAGVAHELNNPLTVVLGNAALLMERIKDEDLRRRLQTVVSAADSSRKIVQNLLAFARKRSPERSAMSLNEVVQQTIGLRAYHLRSEKIRVETELDPSLPKVSADVQQVQQVILNLLVNAEQAIEDAGRGDRIKFSTKRDDERVVLTIEDNGPGMPPDVRNRIFEPFFTTKEVGRGTGLGLSICYGIISEHDGDIRVESEPGQFTRFTIALPLVAHVEAKPAEPSAAQVAEIAEALRILVIDDDPTILDLVTAALDGSGATVSAARGGREAMGVLAKGERFDMILSDMRMPDVDGSGVYRYLKEHRPELVDKLVFATGDIANAKSVAFLESAGRPILTKPFSIAALRETVARVAKTR; this is encoded by the coding sequence ATGAGCCATCGCACACCGTTCGCCCGCTCCCTCGCCGTGCGCCTCGTCTCGCCACTCGCCGTCGCGCTCGCGCTTCTCTGCGCCGTCGGGGTCGTCGTCCTCGGCAACACCGTGCGCTCCGAGGGGAAGCGCGATCTCTCCGAGCGCGCGGAGATCATCGCCGGAACGCTCGCCTACAACGCCGAGCTGCCGCTCCTCGCGCGGGACGTCGGCGGACTGAAGGCCCTCTTGGACGGCGCCGCGCGGACGAGGGACGTCTCGAGCGCGGCGGTCCTCGACGCGTCGGGCCGCGTCGTCGCGTCCGTCGTCGCCGACAAGCACGCCGCCGGCGAGCGGGCGATGCTCGTCGTCGAGAAGCCGGTCGAGACCGCTTCTTCCGGCACGGGCCGCGATGAGGGCGCCTTCGCGCTCGACACCCCGGGAAACGAGACGAAACACGCGATCGGCTCGGTGCGCCTCGTCATGTCGACCGAGTCGACGGACGAGAGGACGCGGGGGCTCCAGGCGCAGATCGCCGCGGGCGCCGCGATCCTGCTCGCGCTCACGATCGGTCTCGGCGTCTTCATCGCGCGCATCGTCTCCGGCCCTCTCGGACGGCTCGTCGCCGCGACCGCGCGCGTCGCCCGCGGCGAGGCGTCGGTACGCGTGCCCGTCTCCTCCAGGGACGAGGTCGGCGAGCTGGCGGAAGCCTTCAACGTGATGGCGCAGGACCTGGAGAAGACCCGCGCCGATCTCGATGCCGAGCGCCGGGCGCTCGAGGACCGCGTCGCCGCGCGCACCGCCGAGCTGTCGCGTGCGCAGGAAACGTTGATCCACTCGGAGAAGCTCACGGCGGTCGGCCAGCTCGTCGCCGGAGTGGCCCACGAGCTGAACAACCCGCTCACCGTCGTCCTCGGAAATGCCGCGCTCCTCATGGAGCGCATCAAGGACGAAGACCTGAGGCGCCGCCTCCAGACCGTCGTCTCCGCCGCCGACAGCTCGCGCAAGATCGTGCAGAACCTGCTCGCCTTCGCGCGCAAGCGCTCCCCCGAGCGCTCCGCGATGAGCCTGAACGAGGTCGTGCAGCAGACGATCGGCCTGCGCGCCTACCACCTCAGGAGCGAGAAGATCCGCGTCGAGACCGAGCTCGACCCGTCGCTCCCGAAGGTCTCCGCCGACGTTCAGCAGGTCCAGCAGGTCATCTTGAACCTGCTCGTCAACGCCGAGCAGGCGATCGAGGACGCGGGCCGCGGCGACCGCATCAAGTTCAGCACGAAGAGAGACGACGAGCGCGTGGTCCTCACGATCGAGGACAACGGCCCCGGCATGCCGCCGGACGTCCGCAACCGCATCTTCGAGCCGTTCTTCACGACCAAGGAAGTCGGCCGCGGCACCGGCCTCGGCCTCTCCATCTGCTACGGCATCATCAGCGAGCACGACGGCGACATCCGCGTCGAGAGCGAGCCCGGGCAGTTCACGCGGTTCACGATCGCGCTGCCGCTCGTTGCCCACGTCGAGGCGAAACCGGCCGAGCCGAGCGCCGCACAGGTCGCCGAGATCGCGGAAGCGCTCCGCATCCTCGTCATCGACGACGACCCGACCATCCTCGACCTCGTCACCGCCGCTCTCGACGGTAGCGGCGCCACCGTCTCCGCCGCCCGCGGCGGCCGCGAGGCGATGGGCGTCCTCGCCAAGGGTGAGCGGTTCGACATGATCCTCTCGGACATGCGCATGCCCGACGTCGACGGCAGCGGCGTCTACCGCTACCTCAAGGAGCACCGCCCCGAGCTGGTCGACAAGCTCGTCTTCGCGACCGGCGACATCGCCAACGCGAAGTCGGTCGCGTTCCTCGAGTCGGCGGGACGTCCCATCCTGACGAAGCCGTTCTCGATCGCAGCGCTCAGGGAGACCGTGGCGAGGGTCGCGAAGACGCGATGA